The Polaribacter tangerinus genome has a segment encoding these proteins:
- a CDS encoding outer membrane beta-barrel family protein: MTRKFLLIIFCIVVTSLSFGQETTNNTITISGKIVDATTKQPLEYATIILKNTKTQEISGGITDLEGKFNIKTPKARYAISIEFISFKSKKFPEENITSNKNFGVIELKEDTDSLDEIVIVAEKTTVDIRLDKKIFNIGKDLSIRGGNASDVLGNVPSVQVDVEGNVSLRGNENVTILIDGRPSALVGINGAEALRQIPAEAIEKVEVITSPSARYDAEGTAGILNIILRKNKLTGFNGSLQLDLGEPARVGTAFNANWRTKKWNLFTNTGFRYNETPGNAFSDSDFLSPSARNAKVVETRNFGRLGRSLFTSFGAEYYISENSSIIGNVIVNTGNDDDTNTNEINRFNNVGDINEATYRTESEGEDEQRIQYTLDYVNNFDGNGKRLTINTQYSTEVEDILNNITEVDTQINLLNDLEQVIEDQNETSALLQIDYVHPVGENIQYEAGYRGNYRDIFNSFYLAERQDFVNNGPLIPDTGLNNSFNYKELVNAAYFQYGQKFNKISLLAGLRYENTSLEITQETVNSDNKRTYGNLFPTLNIGFEFKDGENITLGYNRRIRRPRGRSLNPFPSRSSESNIYSGNVNLNPVITDALDFGYLKRWSKFTLSSSVYYNRSEDNWERIQEATGEITDNGDPITRRFPINLSTEERVGLEFTLNYKPFKAWNINSDFNLFNVTSKGDYTNPDTNNTQNFDFENTAFFIRLNQKITLPGKTDLQINTNYRGPSENAQTKSKGVFSMNLAASKDLFNEKASLSINFSDVFNSRISQRTTFIPQFLEQYSEFQWREPQFRVSFVYRFNQQKKQNRGNRGNNNDGGEDYEG; the protein is encoded by the coding sequence TTGACAAGAAAATTTTTACTTATCATTTTTTGTATTGTAGTTACTTCTTTATCATTCGGACAAGAAACAACAAATAACACAATTACCATTTCAGGAAAAATTGTAGATGCTACTACGAAACAGCCTTTAGAATACGCAACTATCATTCTAAAAAACACAAAAACTCAAGAAATATCTGGAGGAATTACTGATTTAGAAGGTAAATTTAATATTAAAACTCCAAAAGCCAGATATGCAATAAGTATCGAATTTATTTCTTTTAAATCGAAAAAGTTTCCAGAAGAAAATATTACTTCAAACAAAAATTTTGGAGTCATAGAATTAAAAGAAGATACAGATAGCCTAGATGAGATTGTAATTGTTGCCGAAAAAACTACGGTAGATATTCGTTTGGATAAAAAAATATTCAATATTGGAAAAGACCTATCTATTCGTGGTGGAAATGCAAGCGATGTTTTAGGAAATGTACCCTCTGTTCAGGTAGATGTAGAAGGAAATGTTAGTTTAAGAGGAAATGAAAATGTAACTATTTTAATAGATGGAAGACCTAGCGCTCTTGTTGGTATAAATGGTGCAGAGGCATTAAGGCAAATTCCTGCAGAAGCAATTGAAAAAGTAGAAGTTATAACTTCTCCATCTGCAAGATATGACGCCGAAGGAACCGCAGGAATTCTAAACATAATTCTTCGAAAAAATAAATTAACTGGTTTTAACGGATCATTACAATTAGACTTAGGAGAACCTGCAAGAGTTGGGACAGCTTTTAATGCTAATTGGAGAACTAAAAAATGGAACTTATTTACCAACACAGGTTTTCGGTATAATGAAACACCTGGAAACGCTTTTAGCGATTCCGACTTTTTATCTCCTTCTGCAAGAAATGCAAAGGTAGTAGAAACAAGAAATTTTGGAAGATTAGGAAGATCGTTGTTTACAAGTTTTGGAGCAGAATACTATATTTCTGAAAATTCAAGTATCATAGGAAATGTTATTGTTAATACTGGAAATGATGACGATACGAATACTAACGAAATTAATAGATTTAATAACGTAGGCGATATTAATGAAGCTACCTACCGAACAGAAAGTGAAGGTGAAGATGAGCAAAGAATACAATATACATTAGATTATGTTAATAATTTTGATGGTAACGGTAAAAGATTAACTATCAATACACAATATTCTACAGAAGTAGAAGATATTTTAAATAATATAACTGAGGTAGATACGCAAATAAATTTATTAAATGATCTAGAACAAGTTATAGAAGACCAAAACGAAACAAGCGCATTATTACAAATAGATTACGTGCACCCTGTAGGAGAAAATATACAATATGAAGCTGGTTATAGGGGGAATTATAGAGACATTTTTAATAGCTTCTACTTAGCAGAAAGACAAGATTTTGTAAATAACGGTCCTTTAATTCCAGATACTGGACTTAATAACTCTTTCAATTACAAAGAACTTGTAAACGCTGCCTATTTTCAATATGGACAAAAGTTTAATAAAATATCTTTGTTGGCAGGGCTCCGATATGAAAATACTTCTTTAGAAATTACGCAAGAAACAGTAAATTCAGATAATAAAAGAACCTATGGTAATCTTTTTCCAACACTAAATATTGGCTTTGAGTTTAAAGACGGAGAAAACATCACTTTAGGCTACAACAGAAGAATAAGAAGACCCAGAGGCAGAAGCTTAAATCCGTTTCCTAGTAGATCTAGTGAAAGTAATATATACAGTGGAAACGTAAATTTGAATCCTGTAATTACAGATGCGTTAGATTTTGGTTACTTAAAACGTTGGAGCAAATTTACCCTAAGCAGCTCTGTGTATTACAACAGAAGTGAAGATAATTGGGAGAGAATACAAGAAGCTACCGGAGAAATTACCGACAACGGAGATCCAATAACCAGAAGATTTCCAATCAATTTATCAACTGAAGAAAGAGTTGGTTTAGAGTTTACCCTAAACTATAAACCTTTTAAAGCATGGAATATTAATAGTGATTTTAATTTATTTAATGTAACCAGCAAAGGCGATTACACCAATCCTGATACAAATAATACCCAAAATTTTGATTTTGAAAATACCGCCTTCTTTATTCGATTAAATCAAAAAATAACCTTACCTGGTAAAACAGACCTGCAAATAAATACCAATTATCGTGGCCCAAGCGAAAACGCGCAAACAAAAAGCAAAGGTGTTTTTAGTATGAATCTTGCAGCTAGTAAAGATTTGTTTAATGAAAAAGCTTCGTTAAGTATTAATTTTAGCGATGTTTTTAATAGCAGAATAAGTCAAAGAACTACATTTATTCCGCAATTTTTAGAGCAATACTCAGAATTTCAATGGAGAGAGCCACAATTTAGAGTTAGTTTTGTGTACCGATTTAATCAGCAGAAAAAGCAAAATAGAGGAAACAGAGGTAATAATAACGATGGTGGAGAAGATTACGAAGGATAA
- the fumC gene encoding class II fumarate hydratase: protein MKYRIEKDTMGQVNVPADKYWGAQTERSRNNFKIGAAGSMPLEIVYGFAYLKKAAAFTNTDLGVLTAEKRDLIAQVCDEILAGKLDNQFPLVIWQTGSGTQSNMNVNEVIANRAHEIAGKKIGEGEKTIQPNDDVNKSQSSNDTFPTGMHIAAYKKIVENTIPGITQLRDSLQKKAEEFKEVVKIGRTHLMDATPLTLGQEFSGYVAQLNFGLKALNNTLAHLSQLALGGTAVGTGLNTPKGYDVLVAKYIAEFTGLPFVTAENKFEALAAHDALVETHGALKQIAVSLNKIANDIRLMASGPRSGIGEIIIPANEPGSSIMPGKVNPTQAEAITMVCAQVIGNDVAVTVGGTQGHYELNVFKPMMAANVLQSAQLIGDACISFEENCVAGIKPNYTRIKELVNNSLMLVTALNTKIGYYKAAEIANTAHENGTTLKEEAVRLGYVTPEQYDDWVKPEEMTGSLKE from the coding sequence ATGAAATATAGAATCGAAAAAGACACCATGGGCCAAGTAAATGTGCCTGCAGACAAATATTGGGGAGCTCAAACAGAACGTTCTCGCAACAACTTTAAAATTGGTGCTGCTGGCTCTATGCCATTAGAAATTGTCTATGGTTTTGCTTATTTAAAAAAAGCCGCAGCTTTTACAAACACAGATTTGGGTGTTTTAACTGCAGAAAAAAGAGATTTAATAGCACAAGTCTGTGACGAAATTTTAGCAGGTAAGCTAGATAATCAATTTCCATTAGTAATTTGGCAAACTGGTTCTGGAACTCAATCTAACATGAATGTAAATGAAGTGATTGCCAATAGAGCTCATGAAATTGCAGGTAAAAAAATTGGTGAAGGTGAAAAAACAATTCAACCAAATGACGATGTAAACAAATCACAATCATCTAACGATACTTTCCCTACAGGAATGCATATTGCTGCTTATAAAAAAATAGTAGAAAACACCATTCCTGGTATTACTCAACTTAGAGATTCTTTACAAAAAAAAGCTGAAGAATTTAAAGAGGTTGTAAAAATTGGTAGAACCCACTTAATGGATGCAACACCACTTACTCTTGGTCAAGAGTTTTCTGGTTACGTGGCTCAATTAAACTTTGGTTTAAAAGCACTAAACAACACCTTAGCACATTTATCTCAATTAGCATTAGGTGGTACTGCTGTAGGTACAGGCTTAAATACACCTAAAGGTTACGATGTTTTGGTTGCTAAATATATTGCTGAGTTCACAGGATTACCTTTTGTAACCGCAGAAAACAAGTTTGAGGCATTAGCAGCGCATGATGCATTAGTAGAAACGCATGGTGCATTAAAACAAATTGCCGTTTCTTTAAATAAAATTGCTAATGATATTCGTTTAATGGCTTCCGGACCACGTTCTGGTATTGGAGAAATTATTATTCCTGCCAATGAGCCAGGTTCATCAATTATGCCAGGTAAAGTAAACCCTACTCAAGCAGAGGCTATAACTATGGTGTGTGCACAGGTTATAGGAAATGATGTTGCTGTTACTGTTGGTGGTACACAAGGTCATTATGAGCTTAATGTTTTTAAACCTATGATGGCCGCAAACGTATTACAATCTGCACAATTAATAGGTGATGCTTGTATTTCTTTTGAAGAGAATTGTGTAGCTGGTATTAAACCAAATTACACCAGAATAAAAGAGCTTGTTAATAATTCTTTAATGCTAGTAACTGCACTAAACACAAAAATAGGATACTACAAAGCCGCAGAAATAGCAAATACAGCACATGAAAATGGTACAACTTTAAAAGAAGAAGCCGTACGTTTAGGATATGTAACTCCAGAACAATATGATGATTGGGTTAAACCAGAAGAAATGACTGGAAGCTTGAAAGAGTAA
- a CDS encoding aconitate hydratase has product MAFDIDMIKKVYANVAERVDAARNVTGKPLTLAEKILYSHLWDGTTNKAFSRGADYVDFAPDRIALQDATAQMALLQFMQAGKSKVAVPTTTHCDHLIQAKNGAGSDLQSALNTSNEVFNFLESVSNKYGLGFWKPGAGIIHQVVLENYAFPGGMMIGTDSHTVNAGGLGMVAIGVGGADAVDVMAGMPWELKFPKLIGVKLTGKLSGWTAPKDVILRVADILTVKGGTGAIVEYFGPGAESMSCTGKGTICNMGAEIGATTSTFGYDESMERYLRATDRSDVADAANKVKEYLTGDAEVYANPENYFDQVIEINLSELKPLLNGPFTPDLSTEAGKDMTDKANENGWPLKVEWGLIGSCTNSSYEDLSRASSIAQQAIDKGLGIKAEFGINPGSEKVRYTADRDGILGIFEKLDAKIFTNACGPCIGQWARYSDPANAPKNSIIHSFNRNFAKRADGNPNTHAFVASPEMVAAVTIAGRLDFNPMTDTLINKNGEEVMLDEPTGWELPPKGFEVKDDGYLAPEEDGSHVQIAVKEDSERLQLLAPFTPLGNSITGAKLLIKAQGKCTTDHISMAGPWLRFRGHLDNIANNTLIGAVNAFNGKTNFVKNQLTGEYDAVPATQRAYKKEGIKTIVVGDHNYGEGSSREHAAMQPRHLGVAAVLVKSFARIHETNLKKQGMLGLTFANEADYDLIQEDDTFNFVDLKDFAPGKPLTLEVVHADGTKDTILANHTYNEGQIEWYNEGSALNLIKKQNAS; this is encoded by the coding sequence ATGGCATTTGATATTGATATGATCAAAAAAGTGTATGCAAACGTTGCAGAACGTGTAGATGCAGCACGAAATGTTACAGGGAAACCTTTAACTTTAGCAGAGAAAATTTTATATTCTCATCTCTGGGACGGAACTACAAATAAAGCTTTTTCAAGAGGAGCAGATTATGTAGACTTTGCTCCAGACAGAATTGCTCTTCAAGATGCTACTGCTCAAATGGCATTATTGCAGTTTATGCAAGCAGGTAAATCTAAAGTAGCAGTTCCAACAACTACACATTGCGATCATTTAATACAAGCTAAAAATGGAGCAGGTTCAGATTTGCAATCTGCCTTAAATACTAGTAATGAAGTGTTTAATTTTTTAGAATCAGTTTCTAATAAATATGGTTTAGGATTTTGGAAGCCAGGTGCAGGAATTATTCATCAAGTGGTATTAGAAAATTATGCATTTCCTGGAGGAATGATGATTGGAACCGATTCTCATACAGTAAATGCTGGAGGATTAGGAATGGTAGCTATAGGTGTTGGTGGTGCAGATGCAGTAGACGTAATGGCAGGAATGCCTTGGGAATTAAAGTTTCCAAAACTTATCGGTGTTAAATTAACAGGAAAACTTTCTGGTTGGACTGCCCCAAAAGACGTAATTCTAAGAGTAGCAGATATTTTAACTGTAAAAGGAGGAACTGGAGCAATTGTAGAATACTTTGGACCTGGAGCAGAGTCGATGTCTTGTACCGGAAAAGGAACCATTTGTAATATGGGAGCAGAAATAGGTGCTACAACTTCTACTTTTGGTTATGACGAATCTATGGAGCGTTATTTACGTGCTACCGATAGAAGTGATGTAGCAGATGCCGCCAATAAAGTAAAAGAATATTTAACAGGAGACGCAGAAGTGTACGCAAATCCAGAAAACTATTTCGACCAAGTAATAGAAATAAACTTATCTGAATTAAAGCCATTATTAAATGGCCCTTTTACACCAGACTTATCTACAGAGGCTGGAAAAGATATGACTGATAAAGCAAACGAGAACGGTTGGCCATTAAAAGTTGAATGGGGTTTAATCGGTTCTTGTACCAATTCTTCTTATGAAGATTTATCAAGAGCCTCTTCAATAGCGCAACAAGCTATAGATAAAGGTTTAGGTATTAAAGCTGAATTCGGAATTAATCCTGGTTCTGAAAAAGTAAGATATACTGCAGACAGAGATGGTATTTTAGGAATTTTTGAAAAATTAGATGCTAAAATATTTACCAATGCATGTGGTCCTTGTATAGGGCAGTGGGCAAGATATTCAGATCCAGCGAATGCACCTAAAAACTCTATTATTCATTCTTTTAATAGAAACTTTGCAAAACGTGCAGATGGAAACCCAAATACACACGCTTTTGTGGCATCTCCAGAAATGGTAGCAGCAGTAACAATTGCCGGGCGATTAGATTTTAATCCAATGACAGATACTTTAATCAATAAAAATGGAGAAGAAGTTATGTTAGATGAGCCAACGGGTTGGGAATTACCGCCTAAAGGATTTGAGGTTAAAGATGATGGGTATTTAGCACCAGAGGAAGATGGAAGCCATGTTCAGATAGCAGTGAAAGAAGATTCTGAAAGGTTACAGTTATTAGCTCCATTTACACCATTAGGAAATTCTATTACTGGAGCAAAATTATTAATTAAAGCACAAGGAAAATGTACTACAGATCATATTTCTATGGCAGGACCATGGTTGCGTTTTAGAGGACATTTAGATAATATTGCCAACAACACCCTTATAGGAGCTGTTAATGCTTTTAATGGCAAGACAAACTTCGTTAAAAACCAATTAACAGGAGAGTATGATGCGGTTCCTGCTACACAAAGGGCTTACAAAAAAGAAGGTATAAAAACGATAGTTGTGGGAGATCATAACTATGGTGAAGGTTCTTCTAGAGAGCATGCAGCAATGCAGCCAAGGCATTTGGGCGTTGCCGCAGTTTTAGTAAAGTCTTTTGCAAGAATTCACGAAACTAATTTAAAGAAGCAAGGAATGTTAGGTTTAACTTTTGCGAATGAAGCAGATTATGATTTAATTCAAGAAGATGATACTTTTAACTTTGTTGATTTAAAAGATTTTGCTCCAGGGAAACCATTAACTCTAGAAGTAGTTCATGCAGATGGAACAAAGGATACTATTTTAGCAAACCATACGTATAACGAAGGTCAGATAGAGTGGTATAATGAAGGTTCTGCTTTAAATTTAATTAAAAAGCAAAACGCCTCTTAA
- the dnaJ gene encoding molecular chaperone DnaJ yields the protein MAKQDYYEILGISKNASQAEIKKAYRKMAIKYHPDKNPDDKVAEENFKKAAEAYEILSDENKKARYDQYGHAAFDGPQGGGGFGGGGMNMDDIFSQFGDIFGGGGFGGGFGGFGGGGQRQARVKGSNMRIRVKLTLEEIAKGVEKKVKVRRKVQANGVSYKTCATCNGSGQQMRVTNTILGRMQTATTCSTCSGAGETMSSKPNGADAQGLIVKEETVSINIPAGVSEGVQLKVGGKGNDAPGKNAISGDLLVLIEEIPHQTLKREGTNIHYDLYINFSEAVLGASKEVDTVSGKVKIKIEPGTQSGKILRLKGKGLPSIERYGTGDFLIHINVWTPKELNKEQKQFFEKMLEDDNFTPSPNNSDKSFFEKVKDMFS from the coding sequence ATGGCAAAACAAGATTATTACGAAATACTTGGCATTTCTAAGAATGCTTCTCAAGCTGAAATTAAAAAAGCTTATCGAAAAATGGCAATTAAGTATCATCCAGATAAAAATCCGGATGATAAAGTTGCAGAAGAAAATTTTAAAAAAGCAGCTGAAGCCTACGAAATTTTAAGTGACGAAAATAAGAAAGCGAGATATGACCAATATGGTCATGCTGCCTTTGACGGACCACAAGGAGGTGGTGGCTTTGGTGGCGGAGGCATGAATATGGATGACATATTTAGCCAGTTTGGAGATATTTTCGGTGGCGGTGGCTTTGGCGGAGGTTTCGGTGGCTTTGGCGGAGGTGGCCAAAGACAAGCTAGAGTAAAAGGGAGTAATATGCGAATTCGTGTAAAGCTTACTTTAGAAGAGATTGCAAAAGGGGTAGAGAAGAAAGTAAAAGTTCGTAGAAAAGTACAAGCAAACGGAGTTTCTTACAAAACATGTGCTACTTGTAATGGATCTGGTCAGCAAATGCGTGTAACAAACACTATTTTAGGAAGAATGCAAACAGCTACAACTTGTAGTACTTGTTCTGGTGCTGGAGAAACAATGAGTTCTAAGCCAAACGGAGCAGATGCTCAAGGTTTAATTGTTAAAGAAGAAACTGTTTCTATAAATATTCCTGCAGGAGTTTCCGAGGGTGTACAACTAAAAGTTGGTGGTAAAGGAAATGATGCACCGGGTAAAAATGCCATTTCAGGAGATTTATTGGTGTTAATTGAAGAAATACCGCATCAAACTCTTAAACGAGAAGGAACAAATATACATTATGATTTGTATATTAATTTTTCTGAAGCCGTACTTGGAGCAAGCAAAGAAGTAGACACCGTTTCTGGAAAAGTAAAAATAAAAATTGAGCCTGGTACACAATCTGGAAAAATTTTAAGATTAAAAGGCAAAGGGTTGCCAAGTATTGAAAGATATGGCACAGGAGATTTTCTAATTCATATAAATGTTTGGACTCCCAAAGAACTAAATAAAGAGCAAAAGCAGTTTTTCGAGAAAATGTTAGAAGATGATAATTTTACTCCAAGTCCGAATAACAGTGATAAGTCGTTTTTCGAGAAGGTAAAAGATATGTTTTCATAA
- a CDS encoding nucleotide exchange factor GrpE, with product MSKKDKIKEEEVLESQETSQVEENQDVEQEVEKQEPTPEELIQAEKDKFLRLFAEFENYKKRTTKERIELYKTAGQEVMTSLLPVIDDFERALSHIEEDKEAEELRKGVLLIYQKFYNTLEQKGLSRIETNSGDVFDAELHEAITQIPAPSEDLKGKVIDCVEKGYKLGDKIIRYPKVVIGQ from the coding sequence ATGAGTAAAAAAGATAAAATAAAGGAAGAAGAAGTTTTAGAATCTCAAGAGACATCTCAAGTGGAAGAAAATCAAGATGTTGAGCAGGAGGTAGAGAAACAAGAACCTACTCCTGAGGAACTAATTCAGGCAGAAAAAGATAAATTTTTGCGCTTATTTGCAGAGTTCGAAAACTACAAAAAAAGAACTACCAAAGAGAGAATAGAACTATATAAGACAGCTGGTCAGGAAGTAATGACATCTTTACTGCCAGTTATTGATGACTTCGAAAGAGCTCTGTCACATATAGAAGAAGATAAAGAAGCAGAAGAGTTGAGAAAAGGTGTGTTGTTAATTTATCAAAAGTTTTACAATACGCTAGAGCAAAAAGGTTTGTCGAGAATAGAAACAAATTCTGGAGACGTTTTTGATGCAGAGCTTCATGAGGCTATTACTCAAATTCCAGCTCCTTCAGAGGACCTTAAAGGGAAAGTTATTGATTGTGTAGAAAAAGGATATAAACTAGGTGATAAAATTATCAGATATCCAAAAGTAGTTATCGGACAATAA
- a CDS encoding HNH endonuclease: MIRNLWQEEWKVVKFDEKICSSFKFKISNYGRVIDCSKENEQLRKPTYINGYETVSLRQEVNKKSTSRYVHKLVAQHFLKKETENQLYVIHLNYDKKDNRVENLKWATKREKELHQFKNPTFIESRKNITYGKLSEGKVKIIKKQLLNKKNRLSMIAKRFGVSDMQIHRIKTGENWSKVKI, translated from the coding sequence ATGATAAGAAATTTATGGCAAGAAGAATGGAAAGTTGTGAAGTTCGATGAAAAAATTTGTAGTTCATTTAAATTTAAAATATCTAATTATGGTCGTGTAATAGATTGTTCGAAAGAGAATGAACAATTAAGAAAGCCTACCTATATAAATGGATATGAAACAGTTTCTTTACGACAAGAGGTAAACAAAAAATCTACAAGTAGATATGTACATAAGTTGGTTGCGCAACATTTTTTAAAAAAAGAAACAGAAAATCAGCTGTATGTAATTCATCTCAATTACGATAAAAAAGATAATAGAGTAGAAAATTTAAAGTGGGCTACTAAAAGAGAAAAAGAGTTGCATCAGTTTAAAAATCCAACTTTTATTGAGTCTAGAAAAAATATTACCTATGGAAAATTATCGGAAGGCAAGGTAAAAATTATAAAAAAACAGTTGTTAAATAAAAAGAACCGTCTTTCTATGATTGCCAAAAGGTTTGGAGTTTCCGATATGCAAATTCATCGAATAAAAACTGGTGAAAACTGGTCTAAAGTTAAAATATAA